A single Deltaproteobacteria bacterium DNA region contains:
- a CDS encoding YkgJ family cysteine cluster protein translates to MITARGVLFTKIELPGNDIVVPFICRKCGTCCMTYIPRMPAEDLVTISRYLKWSPEDLISRHTEVYLKRLRGKPETCIFLNDEKLCRIYKHPLRPDVCRLYPFSFGGTDADCSAYREHTRVAEILLMNEKSFEIYDASFCPNRDVRLIPDSKWPEIFRKLRLSNASREMVRKFLIMNDAPLSFVIRYSVH, encoded by the coding sequence ATGATCACCGCGAGAGGTGTGCTCTTCACGAAAATTGAGCTGCCCGGAAATGACATTGTTGTTCCGTTTATTTGCCGGAAATGCGGTACTTGCTGCATGACCTACATCCCGAGGATGCCGGCGGAAGATTTAGTGACCATTTCCCGGTATTTAAAATGGTCACCAGAAGATTTGATTAGCCGTCATACAGAAGTTTACCTGAAAAGACTACGAGGCAAGCCGGAGACCTGCATATTCCTCAACGATGAAAAACTCTGCAGGATTTATAAACACCCCCTCCGTCCCGACGTTTGCCGGCTCTATCCTTTTTCCTTTGGTGGTACGGACGCTGATTGCTCGGCGTATCGTGAGCATACCCGGGTTGCTGAGATCCTCCTGATGAACGAAAAGTCTTTTGAGATTTATGATGCAAGTTTCTGTCCCAATCGGGATGTCCGATTAATCCCTGACTCGAAATGGCCGGAAATCTTTCGGAAATTGAGACTATCAAATGCGTCAAGAGAGATGGTAAGAAAGTTTTTAATTATGAACGATGCACCTCTCAGTTTCGTGATTAGGTATTCGGTGCATTGA